One region of Peribacillus simplex genomic DNA includes:
- a CDS encoding SMI1/KNR4 family protein, with protein MNKEELTNFINEHKEADDFTGGVDERQISVVQSELRVELPESYKWFLTTYGSGGSFGVDILGVAKSNRAPIIVNTKRYRELGLDKDLVVIEDAGEYVYCLYTSKMENNECPVIAWNRQGGLDDYNTANNFYEFLSQRLLDAKEAWEEDF; from the coding sequence ATAAGGAAGCAGATGACTTTACAGGTGGAGTAGATGAAAGACAAATCAGTGTTGTCCAAAGTGAGTTAAGGGTGGAATTACCAGAAAGTTATAAGTGGTTTCTAACTACCTATGGTTCTGGTGGGTCATTTGGTGTTGATATTTTAGGAGTGGCTAAGTCAAATAGAGCTCCAATTATTGTTAACACGAAGAGATATAGAGAGTTAGGATTGGATAAGGATTTAGTAGTTATTGAAGATGCTGGAGAATATGTTTATTGTTTATATACAAGCAAAATGGAGAATAATGAATGCCCAGTAATAGCGTGGAATAGACAAGGGGGACTTGATGACTACAATACAGCAAATAACTTTTATGAGTTTTTATCACAAAGGTTATTGGATGCAAAAGAAGCATGGGAAGAAGATTTTTAA